In Chitinibacter sp. SCUT-21, a single genomic region encodes these proteins:
- a CDS encoding isoprenylcysteine carboxylmethyltransferase family protein, with amino-acid sequence MLSRLELKIMPMVLVLIFALAMAALKWALPAVNLLLPLNGLLGVGLILLGVAIVLAGGWAFRQAQTTFNPRTPDAARELVVSGVYRYSRNPMYLGFLLVLIGWADLLANLASFAMLPLFVLYLNRFQIQPEERSMHALFGADFARYCQQVRRWI; translated from the coding sequence ATGCTTAGCCGACTCGAACTAAAAATCATGCCGATGGTGCTGGTGTTGATTTTTGCGCTGGCGATGGCGGCGCTGAAATGGGCTTTGCCGGCAGTGAATTTACTATTGCCGCTCAATGGCCTGCTCGGCGTTGGTTTGATCTTGCTCGGCGTTGCGATTGTGCTGGCCGGCGGCTGGGCGTTTCGCCAAGCGCAAACGACGTTTAACCCGCGCACGCCCGATGCGGCGCGCGAATTGGTCGTCAGCGGCGTGTACCGCTATTCGCGCAACCCGATGTACCTCGGCTTTTTGCTGGTTTTAATCGGTTGGGCCGATCTGTTGGCCAACTTGGCCAGCTTCGCCATGCTGCCCTTGTTTGTACTGTATTTAAATCGTTTTCAAATTCAGCCTGAAGAGCGCAGCATGCACGCGCTGTTTGGCGCAGATTTTGCCCGCTATTGCCAGCAGGTACGGCGCTGGATTTAA
- a CDS encoding YebC/PmpR family DNA-binding transcriptional regulator → MAGHSKWANIQHRKGRQDAKRGQIFTKLIKEITVAAKMGGGDVTMNPRLRLAIDKAKAQSMPKDNIESAIKRGTGSLDGVDYIETRYEGYGLGGAAVMVDCLTDNRTRTVADVRHVFSKYGGNMGTDGCVSFQFKHCGYLIFAPGTDEDALMEAALEAGADDVTTNEDGSIEVITPPYEFVTIKETLEAAGFKAEMGESTMKPQGETELTGDDAIKMQKLIDMMEALDDVQNVYTTAVFDEEE, encoded by the coding sequence ATGGCAGGTCATAGCAAGTGGGCAAATATTCAGCATCGTAAAGGCCGTCAGGACGCCAAACGCGGCCAGATTTTTACCAAGCTGATCAAAGAAATCACCGTTGCGGCCAAAATGGGCGGCGGCGATGTCACGATGAACCCACGTCTGCGTCTGGCGATTGATAAAGCCAAAGCGCAATCGATGCCAAAAGACAATATCGAAAGCGCAATCAAACGCGGTACCGGCTCGCTCGACGGCGTTGATTACATCGAAACACGTTATGAAGGTTATGGCTTGGGCGGCGCAGCGGTAATGGTTGATTGCCTCACTGACAACCGCACCCGCACCGTGGCTGATGTGCGCCATGTATTTAGCAAATACGGCGGCAATATGGGCACCGACGGTTGCGTGAGCTTTCAGTTTAAACATTGCGGCTATTTGATTTTCGCACCCGGCACTGACGAAGATGCGTTGATGGAAGCGGCACTCGAAGCTGGCGCAGACGACGTGACAACAAATGAAGACGGCTCGATCGAAGTGATCACGCCACCATACGAATTCGTGACGATCAAAGAAACGCTGGAAGCGGCCGGTTTCAAAGCCGAAATGGGCGAATCAACGATGAAGCCACAAGGCGAAACCGAGTTGACTGGCGACGATGCGATCAAAATGCAAAAACTGATCGACATGATGGAAGCGCTCGACGACGTGCAAAACGTTTACACCACCGCGGTTTTTGACGAAGAAGAATGA